A part of Candidatus Jidaibacter acanthamoeba genomic DNA contains:
- the rpsN gene encoding 30S ribosomal protein S14, producing MAKLSSIQKNLKRMKMAKRDASKRQALKAIVMDKSLPIAERFEATLKFAKLQRNGAPTRIRNRCELTGRSRGYYRKFKLSRICIRALANEGKLPGVVKASW from the coding sequence ATGGCAAAGCTAAGTTCAATACAGAAAAATTTAAAAAGAATGAAAATGGCAAAAAGAGATGCTTCTAAGCGTCAGGCATTAAAAGCCATTGTTATGGATAAATCTCTTCCTATTGCTGAGAGATTTGAAGCTACCCTTAAATTTGCTAAATTGCAAAGGAACGGAGCTCCGACTAGAATCAGAAATAGATGTGAGCTGACAGGAAGATCGAGAGGTTATTATCGTAAATTTAAACTTTCTCGAATTTGTATTAGAGCCTTAGCAAATGAAGGCAAGCTTCCCGGCGTTGTTAAAGCTAGTTGGTAA
- the rplE gene encoding 50S ribosomal protein L5 translates to MYKSRLQENYEKQGRKVLQEKFGYHNPMEVPRIIKVVVSMGLKDAVQDSKIPDQAAAELMLITGQKPIIRKAKKSIATFKLREGMPIGCKVTLRRHMMYEFVDRLVNIALPRVKDFRGLDAGQFDGRGNYSLGLKEQIVFPEINYDKIDKIRGMNIAIITTAKTNEEAKVLLETFDFPFTK, encoded by the coding sequence ATGTACAAGAGTAGATTGCAAGAAAATTATGAGAAACAAGGACGTAAAGTTCTACAGGAAAAATTTGGGTATCATAACCCGATGGAAGTTCCGCGTATAATTAAAGTTGTTGTAAGTATGGGACTTAAAGATGCTGTGCAGGATTCTAAGATACCTGATCAGGCAGCGGCAGAATTAATGTTGATTACCGGGCAAAAACCCATTATAAGAAAAGCGAAAAAATCAATTGCTACATTTAAACTTAGGGAAGGTATGCCGATAGGCTGCAAAGTTACTTTAAGAAGACATATGATGTATGAATTTGTTGATAGGCTGGTAAATATTGCTCTACCTAGAGTAAAAGATTTTAGAGGTTTAGATGCAGGGCAATTTGACGGAAGAGGTAATTATTCATTAGGTCTAAAAGAGCAGATTGTATTCCCGGAAATCAATTATGATAAAATTGATAAGATTCGTGGAATGAATATTGCGATTATAACAACAGCTAAAACAAATGAAGAAGCAAAAGTTTTATTAGAAACATTTGATTTCCCATTTACAAAATAA
- the rplW gene encoding 50S ribosomal protein L23: MIQEYLYDVLICPLYTEKSTIHAEQSKSSFKISGNATKAQVKNAVEKIFNAKVLKVNVINCKGKKKVFKGVKGKRSDYKKAIVTLEKGKTIDFAGGAK, encoded by the coding sequence ATGATTCAAGAGTATTTATACGATGTATTGATTTGTCCGTTATATACCGAGAAAAGTACAATACATGCCGAGCAATCAAAATCCAGCTTCAAAATAAGTGGTAATGCAACTAAAGCTCAGGTTAAAAATGCAGTAGAAAAGATTTTTAATGCAAAAGTTTTAAAAGTTAATGTTATTAATTGCAAAGGTAAGAAAAAGGTTTTTAAGGGTGTTAAAGGAAAAAGATCCGATTATAAAAAAGCTATTGTTACTTTAGAGAAAGGTAAAACTATAGATTTTGCAGGGGGGGCTAAGTAA
- the rplN gene encoding 50S ribosomal protein L14, producing the protein MIQMKTNLEVADNSGARKVQCIKVIGGTHNNTARVGDVIVISVKDAMPKGKVKKGDVHRAVVVRTRKEIKRVDGSVIKFDTNAAVLLNKQHEPIGTRVFGPVPRELRSKNFMRIISLAPEVL; encoded by the coding sequence ATGATTCAGATGAAAACTAACCTGGAAGTTGCTGATAATTCAGGTGCCCGTAAGGTTCAATGTATTAAAGTTATAGGTGGAACCCATAACAACACCGCAAGAGTAGGTGACGTTATAGTTATTTCTGTTAAAGATGCTATGCCTAAAGGTAAAGTGAAAAAAGGTGATGTGCACAGAGCAGTAGTAGTTAGAACCAGAAAAGAAATTAAGCGCGTTGACGGCAGTGTTATTAAGTTTGATACTAATGCCGCAGTGTTACTAAATAAGCAGCACGAACCAATAGGAACTCGTGTTTTTGGTCCTGTTCCGAGAGAACTAAGGTCTAAAAATTTTATGAGAATAATTTCTTTAGCTCCTGAGGTATTATAA
- the rpmD gene encoding 50S ribosomal protein L30, protein MSAAVKQNAPDKEVKAKNNKTLVKSTVKVKQIASGAGRLKKQIATLKGLGLNKINREVELEDTVAVRGMINKVKHLIKVI, encoded by the coding sequence CTGAGCGCAGCTGTAAAGCAAAATGCTCCAGATAAAGAAGTAAAAGCTAAAAATAATAAAACTTTAGTTAAGAGTACAGTTAAAGTTAAGCAAATTGCAAGCGGTGCAGGAAGGCTGAAAAAGCAAATCGCCACCTTAAAAGGCTTGGGGCTTAATAAAATCAATCGTGAAGTAGAATTAGAAGATACGGTTGCAGTTAGAGGTATGATCAATAAAGTTAAGCATTTAATTAAAGTAATTTGA
- the rpsJ gene encoding 30S ribosomal protein S10, with product MSQQEIKLKLRSFDHRVLDAAVKDIVGTVKRTGATIKGPIPLPKKIERFTVNRSTHVDKESREQFEIRNHTRLMIIELTTPQTVDALSKLDLASGVDVEIKLIGDEQ from the coding sequence ATGAGCCAACAAGAGATAAAACTAAAACTGAGATCATTTGATCATAGAGTTTTAGATGCAGCTGTAAAAGACATAGTCGGAACTGTAAAAAGAACAGGAGCTACAATCAAAGGACCTATTCCTTTGCCAAAAAAAATTGAGAGATTCACTGTAAACAGATCTACACATGTTGATAAAGAATCCAGAGAGCAGTTCGAAATTAGAAATCATACAAGATTAATGATTATTGAGCTTACTACTCCTCAAACGGTTGATGCCTTATCAAAGTTAGATTTAGCATCAGGTGTGGATGTTGAAATTAAATTGATTGGAGATGAGCAGTAA
- the rpmC gene encoding 50S ribosomal protein L29 → MKMSEIIAKTDKEILIDIQSLKRESMNLKFHKATGELTNPSRFKVVRKLIARYKTIITQRKNTAN, encoded by the coding sequence ATGAAAATGTCTGAAATAATTGCAAAAACTGATAAAGAAATCTTAATTGATATTCAGAGTCTAAAAAGAGAGTCGATGAATTTAAAGTTTCATAAAGCAACCGGTGAGCTTACTAACCCCTCGAGATTTAAAGTTGTGCGCAAACTAATTGCCAGATATAAAACTATAATAACTCAAAGAAAAAATACTGCTAATTAA
- the rplX gene encoding 50S ribosomal protein L24, whose product MALKLKMRKGDKVIIITGKDKGKKGEVIKVLPTDNKVVVSGLNIAHKHVKPSKTNPQGGIIPKEMPLNISNVAHVDPKTDMPTKVGFKFLADGKKIRYAKRSGEVIDNLK is encoded by the coding sequence ATGGCGTTAAAATTAAAAATGAGAAAAGGTGATAAGGTAATTATTATCACCGGAAAAGATAAAGGGAAAAAAGGCGAAGTTATAAAAGTATTACCTACTGATAATAAAGTTGTCGTTTCAGGGTTGAATATTGCTCACAAGCATGTTAAGCCATCGAAAACAAATCCTCAGGGTGGAATTATTCCTAAAGAAATGCCTTTAAACATTTCTAATGTTGCACATGTTGATCCAAAGACAGATATGCCAACTAAAGTAGGATTTAAGTTTTTGGCTGACGGCAAAAAAATTAGGTATGCCAAGCGCTCCGGTGAAGTAATTGATAATTTGAAATAA
- the rpsC gene encoding 30S ribosomal protein S3: MGQKVNPLGLRLGIIRTWDSLWYAKKDYADKLLQDLKIKEQVEKNLAHAGVCNVKIERPANKTRVIIYASRLAVIIGNKGSGIEKIKKDIEKITNNEVSINVVEERKPETNAILIAQSIAQQLVKRAAFRKVAKRAVQTAMRMGAKGIRVNVSGRLGGAEIARTEWYREGRVPLHTLRADVDYGIARANTTYGVIGIKVWVYKGDKIEKQKEERNTNTAG; encoded by the coding sequence ATGGGACAGAAAGTTAACCCATTAGGTTTACGTTTAGGTATTATTAGAACATGGGATTCTTTATGGTATGCCAAGAAGGACTATGCTGATAAGTTACTTCAGGATTTAAAGATAAAAGAGCAAGTTGAAAAAAACTTAGCTCATGCAGGCGTTTGTAATGTTAAAATCGAGCGTCCTGCTAATAAGACAAGAGTGATAATTTATGCTTCCAGGCTTGCCGTAATTATCGGCAATAAAGGCTCGGGTATTGAGAAGATTAAGAAAGATATTGAGAAGATTACCAATAATGAAGTTTCTATCAATGTTGTTGAAGAAAGAAAGCCGGAAACTAATGCGATTCTCATAGCTCAATCAATTGCGCAACAGTTAGTGAAGCGCGCTGCATTTAGAAAAGTTGCTAAAAGAGCAGTTCAAACTGCGATGAGAATGGGCGCTAAGGGTATCAGGGTTAATGTATCAGGAAGGTTAGGCGGAGCAGAGATTGCAAGAACCGAGTGGTACAGAGAAGGAAGGGTGCCATTACATACTTTAAGAGCTGATGTAGACTATGGTATAGCAAGAGCTAATACTACTTATGGTGTTATTGGTATAAAGGTATGGGTATACAAAGGCGATAAAATCGAAAAGCAGAAAGAAGAAAGAAATACTAATACAGCAGGTTGA
- the rplD gene encoding 50S ribosomal protein L4, whose product MKLDIINLNNDITGQIDLHPEIFGLEPQEDILYKIIHWQLAKRRAGTHQVKERGDVRGSTRKIYKQKGTGKARHGAIRGAQFRGGGIIFGPHFRSHEYKINKKVRKLGLKFALSSKLKEVHLTIMDEFNLSSHKTADLKQKLGNFNAKSILIIDNNINENVKKSCANIHTINVLPVAGINVYDIIRHEKLIITVDALNAIKERLA is encoded by the coding sequence ATGAAATTAGATATAATAAATTTGAATAACGATATAACCGGGCAAATAGATCTTCATCCGGAAATCTTTGGTCTTGAGCCGCAAGAGGATATTTTATATAAAATTATCCATTGGCAATTAGCTAAGAGAAGAGCAGGTACGCATCAAGTCAAGGAAAGAGGGGATGTAAGAGGTTCTACCAGGAAGATTTATAAGCAAAAAGGTACCGGTAAAGCTCGACATGGGGCAATCAGAGGTGCTCAATTTAGAGGCGGTGGAATTATATTCGGTCCGCACTTTAGATCGCATGAGTATAAGATTAACAAAAAAGTTAGAAAATTAGGATTGAAGTTTGCTTTATCAAGTAAATTAAAAGAAGTTCATTTAACTATAATGGATGAATTTAATTTAAGCTCTCATAAAACTGCTGATTTAAAGCAAAAGCTAGGCAACTTTAATGCTAAGTCAATTTTAATAATTGATAACAATATTAACGAGAATGTGAAGAAATCTTGTGCTAATATACATACAATAAACGTTTTGCCTGTAGCAGGTATAAATGTATATGATATTATAAGGCATGAAAAGCTTATAATAACTGTTGATGCATTAAATGCGATTAAAGAGAGGTTAGCATGA
- the tuf gene encoding elongation factor Tu, whose protein sequence is MAKQKYERNKPHVNIGTIGHVDHGKTSLTAAITKFFGNFVSYDNIDKAPEERERGITINTAHVEYETESRHYGHVDCPGHADYVKNMITGAAQMDGAILVVSAADGPMPQTREHILLARQVGVPALVVFLNKVDMVDDPELLELVEMEVRDLLSKYDYPGDDIPIIRGSALCALDGSNPELGENAIRELLKQVDAYIPLPERPVDRPFLMPIEDVFSISGRGTVVTGRVEQGVVKVGEEIEIVGLKPNVKTTCTGVEMFRKLLDQGQAGDNVGVLLRGIGKEDVERGQVLAKPGTIKPHKKFKAEIYVLNKDEGGRHTPFFSNYRPQFYFRTTDVTGSIALPEGVEMIMPGDNTAITVELISPIAMDKGLKFAIREGGRTVGAGVVAEIIE, encoded by the coding sequence ATGGCCAAACAGAAGTATGAAAGGAATAAGCCGCACGTTAACATAGGTACGATAGGGCACGTTGACCATGGGAAGACGAGTTTAACGGCAGCAATAACGAAGTTTTTTGGAAATTTTGTAAGTTACGATAATATTGACAAAGCGCCTGAAGAGAGAGAAAGAGGTATTACAATTAATACCGCGCATGTTGAGTATGAGACTGAAAGTAGGCACTATGGGCACGTAGATTGTCCTGGGCACGCTGACTATGTTAAGAACATGATTACCGGTGCTGCACAAATGGATGGAGCGATATTGGTGGTTAGTGCAGCTGACGGACCTATGCCGCAAACCAGAGAACATATATTATTAGCACGTCAGGTTGGTGTACCTGCGCTTGTAGTGTTCTTAAATAAAGTAGATATGGTAGATGATCCCGAGTTACTGGAACTGGTAGAGATGGAAGTAAGAGACTTGTTAAGCAAGTATGACTATCCTGGTGACGATATTCCGATTATCAGAGGATCTGCATTGTGTGCGCTTGACGGAAGTAACCCCGAGCTTGGCGAGAATGCGATCAGAGAGTTATTAAAGCAGGTTGATGCGTATATACCGTTACCTGAGCGTCCGGTTGACAGGCCGTTTTTAATGCCGATTGAAGATGTATTCTCTATTTCCGGAAGAGGGACTGTGGTTACCGGAAGAGTTGAGCAGGGTGTAGTTAAAGTTGGAGAAGAGATTGAAATAGTTGGTCTTAAGCCTAATGTTAAGACGACTTGTACGGGAGTTGAGATGTTCCGTAAGCTTCTTGATCAAGGACAGGCGGGTGATAACGTTGGTGTGTTGCTACGCGGTATTGGTAAAGAAGATGTAGAGAGAGGGCAGGTTTTAGCTAAGCCCGGAACTATAAAGCCGCATAAGAAGTTTAAGGCTGAAATATATGTATTGAATAAGGATGAGGGTGGAAGACATACACCGTTCTTTAGTAACTATAGACCTCAGTTTTACTTCAGGACTACTGATGTAACGGGCTCTATCGCGTTACCTGAAGGAGTGGAGATGATTATGCCGGGAGATAACACAGCTATAACGGTTGAGTTAATATCTCCGATTGCTATGGACAAGGGTCTTAAGTTTGCTATCCGTGAAGGCGGCAGAACTGTAGGTGCAGGCGTCGTAGCTGAAATAATTGAGTAA
- the rpsH gene encoding 30S ribosomal protein S8, translating to MALTDLLADALTRIRNGQLAKHAFATVPSSKLVKDVLEVLKDEGYILGYEEFEQKKGINLIKIDLKYYQGQPVINKIVKVSTPGRRIYTQIKKMKKYFGGLGICIVSTPKGVMSDDKARKHHVGGEILCNVF from the coding sequence ATGGCATTAACGGATTTATTAGCAGATGCATTAACTAGGATAAGAAACGGGCAATTAGCAAAGCATGCATTTGCAACGGTTCCGTCATCTAAGCTTGTTAAAGATGTTTTAGAAGTGTTGAAAGATGAGGGTTATATTCTTGGTTATGAAGAGTTTGAACAGAAAAAAGGAATCAATTTAATTAAAATTGATCTTAAGTATTACCAAGGTCAGCCTGTAATAAATAAAATTGTAAAAGTTTCTACGCCCGGAAGAAGAATATATACTCAAATTAAAAAGATGAAGAAATATTTCGGCGGTTTAGGGATTTGTATTGTTTCAACTCCTAAAGGTGTTATGTCTGATGATAAAGCAAGAAAACACCATGTTGGTGGTGAAATTCTTTGTAATGTGTTTTAG
- the rpsS gene encoding 30S ribosomal protein S19, whose product MGRRSVWKGPFIDSHLLKAVEKVVASGKNNVIKTWSRRSTILPNFVGLTFAVYNGKKFIPVLVTEQIVGKKLGEFAPTRTFMGHGANRKANRA is encoded by the coding sequence ATGGGAAGAAGATCTGTGTGGAAAGGGCCATTTATTGATAGTCATTTACTTAAAGCGGTTGAAAAAGTAGTTGCTTCAGGTAAAAATAATGTTATTAAAACTTGGTCGAGGCGGTCGACTATTTTGCCTAATTTTGTGGGCTTGACATTTGCTGTATATAACGGTAAAAAGTTCATTCCTGTTCTAGTGACTGAGCAAATAGTAGGTAAAAAATTGGGCGAGTTTGCTCCTACCAGGACATTTATGGGGCATGGTGCTAACAGAAAGGCAAATAGAGCGTAA
- the rplC gene encoding 50S ribosomal protein L3 — protein sequence METVRRTGLIATKIGMTQIFDATGEAIPVTLMHVDSNFVLGNKEKNKDGYDAVILGYGKAKPNRVSKPVKGQCSKVKVEPVKHIREFRVSGGAQLEVGKQVIVSHFVLGQLVDVKGTSIGKGFAGAMKRHNFGGLEASHGVSVSHRSHGSTGQRQDPGKVFKNKKMAGHLGDERVTIQNLEIIDINSEMNIIALRGAVPGNKGSIVYIVDAIKKAVPVSANFPAAYAESN from the coding sequence ATGGAAACCGTTAGAAGGACTGGTTTAATTGCGACCAAAATCGGTATGACTCAAATTTTTGATGCAACCGGAGAAGCTATACCTGTAACGTTAATGCACGTTGATTCTAATTTTGTGTTAGGCAATAAAGAAAAAAACAAAGACGGCTATGATGCGGTGATTTTAGGGTATGGGAAAGCAAAGCCTAATAGAGTATCAAAGCCTGTTAAAGGTCAATGCAGCAAAGTTAAAGTTGAGCCTGTTAAACATATTAGAGAATTTAGAGTTTCCGGTGGAGCTCAGCTTGAAGTCGGTAAACAAGTAATTGTATCCCACTTTGTGCTAGGGCAATTAGTTGATGTGAAAGGAACCAGTATCGGTAAAGGCTTTGCGGGAGCTATGAAACGCCATAATTTCGGTGGGCTTGAGGCTTCTCATGGTGTGTCGGTTAGCCATAGATCGCATGGTTCGACCGGGCAAAGACAAGATCCGGGAAAAGTCTTTAAGAATAAAAAAATGGCCGGCCATTTAGGAGATGAAAGAGTTACGATTCAAAACTTAGAAATCATTGATATTAATTCAGAAATGAATATAATAGCACTCCGTGGTGCAGTGCCAGGAAATAAAGGAAGCATAGTGTACATTGTTGATGCGATTAAAAAAGCAGTCCCGGTGAGCGCTAATTTCCCAGCAGCTTATGCAGAAAGTAATTAA
- the rpsQ gene encoding 30S ribosomal protein S17 codes for MPRKVLEGLVVSDKTDKTISVLVEKTYRHPLYHKIFKKSKKYAVHDPENSCAVGDRVEIVESKPISKTKRWHLVKKIDAR; via the coding sequence ATGCCTAGAAAAGTATTAGAAGGATTGGTTGTAAGTGATAAAACGGATAAAACTATATCTGTTTTGGTAGAGAAAACTTATAGGCATCCCCTTTACCACAAAATTTTTAAGAAAAGCAAAAAATATGCTGTGCATGATCCTGAAAATTCATGCGCCGTCGGTGACCGTGTTGAGATTGTTGAAAGTAAACCAATTTCTAAAACTAAAAGATGGCACCTTGTAAAAAAAATAGATGCTAGATAG
- the rpsE gene encoding 30S ribosomal protein S5 has protein sequence MLVRAETSNQELSDKLVYVGRCAKVVKGGRRFSFAAIVVTGDGKGKVGLGLGKATEVMDAKEKAVKVARKNMVKIPLRDGRTLHHDITATFCSGNIVMRSAPAGTGIIAGGPVRALLEVLGIKDVVAKSVGTTNPHNMIKAALKALTEIKSPRFIAEKRSKKIGEIVSRRDRQQKDTQE, from the coding sequence ATGTTAGTAAGAGCAGAAACAAGTAACCAAGAATTAAGTGATAAACTAGTATATGTCGGCAGATGTGCAAAAGTTGTTAAAGGCGGTAGAAGATTCAGCTTTGCAGCGATTGTAGTTACCGGCGACGGAAAAGGTAAAGTTGGGCTTGGGCTTGGGAAAGCAACTGAAGTTATGGATGCAAAAGAAAAAGCTGTTAAAGTAGCTAGAAAAAATATGGTTAAAATACCCCTTAGAGACGGTAGAACTCTTCATCATGATATTACGGCAACTTTTTGCTCAGGTAATATCGTAATGAGGTCGGCTCCTGCAGGTACGGGAATAATTGCTGGTGGGCCGGTAAGGGCGTTATTAGAGGTATTAGGGATTAAAGATGTTGTTGCTAAGTCTGTTGGAACTACAAACCCGCATAATATGATTAAAGCAGCTTTAAAAGCACTTACAGAGATTAAATCTCCAAGATTTATTGCAGAAAAAAGAAGTAAGAAGATCGGGGAAATAGTTAGTAGAAGAGATAGACAACAAAAAGATACACAAGAATAA
- the rplP gene encoding 50S ribosomal protein L16 — translation MLVPKKTKYRKAFKGRIHGAAKGGTELNFGIFGLKALEPERITARQIEAARKAITRHLKRVGKLWIRVFPDIPVSKKPAEVRMGSGKGAVEFYAARVKPGRIMFELDGVNEELARGAFERASAKLPIKTKFIKRLGEES, via the coding sequence ATGTTGGTTCCTAAGAAAACAAAATATAGAAAAGCATTTAAAGGTAGAATCCATGGTGCTGCTAAAGGCGGTACCGAGTTAAACTTCGGTATTTTTGGCCTAAAAGCTTTGGAGCCTGAAAGAATTACAGCAAGGCAAATTGAAGCTGCTAGAAAGGCAATAACCAGGCACTTAAAAAGAGTCGGTAAACTTTGGATAAGAGTGTTTCCGGATATTCCTGTATCAAAAAAGCCAGCTGAAGTAAGGATGGGTAGCGGTAAAGGTGCAGTGGAATTTTATGCTGCTCGTGTTAAACCCGGTAGAATTATGTTTGAGCTTGATGGTGTAAATGAAGAGTTAGCAAGAGGAGCCTTTGAAAGAGCTTCTGCTAAGCTACCTATTAAGACAAAGTTTATTAAGCGACTTGGCGAGGAAAGTTAA
- the rplB gene encoding 50S ribosomal protein L2 produces the protein MALKKYNPVTPGTRQLVLVDKSSLWKGDPVKSLVKGKTKNGGRNNTGRTTAWRKSGGHKQRYRFVDFTRNKKDDQFATVERLEYDPNRTAFIALIKYEDGELSYILAPQKLSIGDKVVSGSNSDIKIGNSLPLKNIPVGTIVHNVEMKPGKGGQLARAAGSYVQLVGKDGGYAQLKLRSGELRIVESTCRATIGAVSNPDNQNISIGKAGRNRWLGVKPSVRGIAMNPVDHPHGGRTNGGRHPATPWGKPTKGKLTRSNKRTSKFIIRKRDN, from the coding sequence ATGGCACTTAAAAAGTATAACCCGGTTACGCCTGGTACCAGACAGTTAGTATTAGTTGATAAATCATCGTTATGGAAAGGTGATCCGGTTAAATCTTTAGTTAAAGGTAAAACCAAAAACGGTGGAAGGAATAACACCGGTAGAACTACTGCTTGGAGAAAGAGTGGTGGTCATAAGCAAAGATATAGATTCGTCGATTTTACAAGAAATAAAAAAGATGATCAATTTGCTACTGTCGAAAGGCTTGAGTATGATCCTAATAGGACGGCGTTCATAGCTTTGATTAAGTATGAAGACGGTGAATTATCTTATATCTTGGCTCCGCAAAAGCTGAGTATTGGTGATAAAGTTGTTTCCGGAAGTAATTCCGATATTAAAATAGGAAATTCTTTACCTTTGAAAAATATACCGGTAGGTACTATTGTTCATAATGTTGAAATGAAGCCCGGTAAAGGCGGGCAGCTTGCTAGAGCGGCTGGAAGTTATGTCCAGCTGGTCGGTAAAGATGGAGGTTATGCTCAATTGAAATTAAGATCGGGTGAGTTAAGAATAGTAGAATCAACTTGTAGAGCTACAATTGGTGCTGTTTCTAACCCTGATAATCAAAATATTTCTATTGGTAAAGCCGGAAGAAACCGTTGGCTTGGAGTTAAGCCATCAGTTAGAGGTATTGCGATGAACCCGGTAGATCATCCGCATGGTGGTAGAACAAATGGTGGAAGACACCCTGCTACGCCTTGGGGTAAACCTACAAAAGGTAAGTTGACAAGGAGTAATAAACGTACCTCTAAGTTTATCATTAGAAAGAGAGATAACTAA
- the rplV gene encoding 50S ribosomal protein L22, translating to MTVVTRRRHLDQSKTAYAKAAALKTSPQKLGLVVDLIKGMDINQAFMQLQFSKKRIAREVSKVLNSAVSNAENNHNLDIDRLFVSEVLVGKAFTLKRFHARARGRAGKIFKPFSKMTIFVSERG from the coding sequence ATGACAGTAGTAACTAGAAGAAGACATTTGGATCAAAGTAAAACTGCTTATGCTAAAGCTGCGGCTCTTAAGACAAGTCCGCAGAAGTTAGGCTTGGTAGTCGATTTGATTAAAGGTATGGATATAAATCAGGCATTCATGCAATTGCAATTCAGCAAGAAACGTATAGCTAGAGAAGTTAGTAAAGTTCTCAATTCTGCTGTTTCTAATGCTGAGAACAATCATAATTTAGATATTGACAGACTGTTTGTATCTGAAGTTTTGGTTGGGAAAGCTTTTACTCTTAAAAGATTTCACGCAAGAGCCAGAGGAAGAGCAGGAAAGATTTTTAAGCCTTTTAGTAAAATGACAATTTTTGTATCAGAGAGAGGTTAA
- the rplF gene encoding 50S ribosomal protein L6, whose translation MSRVGKLPVTIPGSVKVNLDHLTLDVSGPKGSLKRTFAPEVSIKYSENQVQVAPIEDTSRARAMWGLTQRLISNMVKGVSEGFTRKLEISGVGFKASFSDSVLVLSLGFSHDIIYAIPKNIAVVCEKPTLISISGCDKELVGKIASEIRSLKKPEPYKGKGIKYENEKIRRKEGKKK comes from the coding sequence ATGTCTAGAGTAGGTAAATTACCAGTAACTATCCCAGGTAGTGTAAAAGTTAACTTAGATCATTTGACGCTTGATGTTAGTGGTCCTAAGGGAAGTTTGAAAAGAACTTTTGCTCCTGAGGTTAGTATTAAGTATAGTGAGAATCAAGTCCAGGTAGCTCCGATTGAAGATACTTCCAGAGCTAGAGCTATGTGGGGCTTAACACAAAGACTTATATCTAATATGGTAAAAGGGGTTTCTGAGGGATTTACTCGAAAACTTGAAATTAGTGGTGTCGGTTTTAAAGCATCGTTTTCTGATAGTGTGTTAGTTCTTTCGCTTGGATTCAGTCACGATATAATTTATGCAATACCAAAAAATATCGCAGTAGTATGTGAAAAACCTACCCTGATATCGATTTCAGGTTGTGATAAAGAGTTGGTAGGTAAAATTGCGTCGGAAATCAGATCGCTTAAGAAGCCTGAGCCTTATAAAGGTAAGGGTATTAAGTATGAAAATGAGAAGATAAGACGCAAAGAAGGTAAGAAGAAGTAA
- the rplR gene encoding 50S ribosomal protein L18 yields MLKGKKSLDKRKSRVRFALKKRANCKLRLSVFRSNNHIYAQIIDDINGVTLTAASTKDKEFKGKKMRVTKESAAEVGKLIATRAVDKNISTVVFDRGCYLFQGRIKALADAAREGGLKF; encoded by the coding sequence ATGTTAAAAGGTAAAAAAAGTTTAGATAAAAGAAAAAGCAGGGTAAGATTTGCTCTTAAAAAAAGAGCGAATTGTAAGCTTAGGCTTTCTGTTTTCAGATCAAATAATCATATATATGCACAAATTATAGATGATATTAATGGTGTAACCTTAACTGCAGCATCTACTAAAGATAAAGAGTTTAAAGGTAAAAAAATGCGGGTAACTAAAGAGTCAGCTGCGGAAGTCGGGAAATTAATTGCAACTAGAGCAGTTGATAAAAATATTTCTACAGTGGTTTTTGATCGCGGATGCTACCTATTTCAAGGAAGAATAAAAGCACTTGCTGACGCAGCAAGAGAAGGCGGATTGAAGTTTTAA